In Nostoc edaphicum CCNP1411, the sequence ATTCCTAATTCTTTAGCATAGAATTCTTTCTTGATGTTATATTCTTCCCGATATATTTGGGAAACAACTTCTAGTGCTAAAATTGGCAGTTGCTTTTCTTCCCACAGCACATAACTTAGGCGTAAATCTTCATCAACGAAGCGTTTAACTCCTAAGCTGAGAAATCCATCAGGGACAATAGCTGATTTTTCTGGGTCATAATAAATACCCATATCAACACCAAAGAACCAATCCCAGCGATCGCACCAAACTAAAGCTAGTGTCGTTTTCAGCAAGCCGGGAATTAAATTTTGGACTTCATTATCCACAGGGGTGTCATTAGAGTCCGGTAGTTCTTCGGAAGATGGCAAACAATGGAGCGGATTGTAGTTTAACATGAGCGGTTTTGCCAAATCTGATTCTAGATAGATTGTAGGTAATCTATTGATGTGCGATCGCATATCAAAAATCAAAAACCATTTTTAGCCTAGGCGTAGCCCGTCGTATACATCGACTTATGTCTTTTATCTCAGTATGAAAATACTTATAAGTGTCAAATCTTTACATTAAACTCGTGGTTTTTCGGTACTGACTATCAGAGTGTCTAACTGACAATAGCAAAAAAGGGTGGAATATTGTTCAACTAGAACATTCCAGAAGTCGCAAAGTATTCAATTTCATGGTGAATTTGGTAGCTGGGCTGATTACCTATACCTACCAGGAGAAAAAGTTTTCTCTCAACCTGGACTCCGAAAATGTGGCGCAGCTGGAACTTAGCTAATTTTTAGCCCGATTTTTGAATCGTACTTAAGTATCAGATATGTCACCACAGATCCATTCACGAATTTTAATCAAACACTTTTTAACGGTTTTTTTGCCGTTGTCAACATTAGTTGGGGGTGTTATCGCGACTATCTACTACCAACAGGTACAAACTGAGAAAGTTGTATTAAAAACTAATGAACTCGGTAAGGTAGATTTACAAACCAAAGTAATCAGCGGAGATTTTCATTCTGTCGTCTCAGATTTGATGGTTATCTCTAAACAAAACGAGCTAGAAAGAATTTTAGAGGGAGTGAATGGACAACAACAGGCACTTTCCCAAGAATTTTTATTATTTTCTGGATATAAAAAACTTTACGACCAAATTCGCTTTTTGGATCAATCAGGTAAGGAAGTTGTCAGAGTCAACTTTAACCAGGGTGAACCAGCAATTGTCCCCGAAGAAAAACTGCAAGTTCAAGCCAAGCGCTACTGGTTTAATGACACTTTGCGGTTAAACCAAGGACAAGTATTTGTCTCTCCCCTTGACCTCAATATCGAACGAGGTCAGGTTGAACAACCCTTGAAGCCAATGATCCGCTTTGGTACTCCCGTTTTTGATAGCCGTGGGCAGAAACGAGGCGTTGTAGTGTTAAATTATTTCGGCGCAAAACTACTGGACAATTTTAATCAAGCTTTTGCTAACGCTTCTAGCCAGGGAATGCTACTGAATGCCGATGGTTACTGGTTAAAAGGGGCGAAATCTGAGGATGAATGGGGATTTATGTTTCCCGGTCGCAAAAACCGCACTTTTGGCAAAGCTTTTCCCCAAGCATGGCAGGAAATTTCTCAAAAAGAATCAGGACAATTCCAAACTGCTGAGGGAATGTTTACTTTTACCACAGTCTATCCACTTGTGGAAGGTCAAAAATCTAGTACGGGAACAGGACAAGCTTTTGCACCAAGCCAACATCAAATTGATACTAAATCCTATCACTGGAAGATTGTCTCATGGGTATCGCCAGAGGCGTTGACGACCAAATCAAACCGATTCTTGAGTCAATTGCTACTGCTATATGCTGGTTTAATAGGACTAATTGGCATTGGTTCTTGGCTACTAGCAAGAGCTAGTGTCAATCGTCAGATGGCCCAGCTAGAGTTAAAACAGTCTGAAGTCCAATTGCGAGAGCTAGTTGAGCGGGAGAAAATTCTTAAAACTCGTCTATCTAGTCAAATTCGTAACTCGCTGGATCTAAATACGATTTTGAGTACAGTAGTAGTTGAAGTTCGGGAACTGCTACAGATTGATCGATGCCAGTTTTTTTGGTGTCATCAAGAAAATGAATCTACTAGCTTTGAACTGAGTCAGCAAGCTTGCGCTCCCGACTTAACAGAACCTTTAGGCTGTTCTCCTATCCAGAATGTGGAAGCGCTGAGTGAAGCTGTCATACAAGGGAATTTGCTTTGCTTTGATGACATTGCAACAGATTCGTGGCTTGATTTCAAGAGTCGGAATTTACTAGTGACATTGGGCTTTAAGTCTCTACTAATAGTTTCAATTCAAACTCAGTCGGGTTGCTTGGGTGTGATTGTCTGCGAACATACTAGAGCGCTTCGTCCCTGGAGTGACGATGAGGTTGAACTGATTCGAGGTGTGGCTGACCAGTTAGCGATCGCTATTGACCAAGCGCAATTGTATAATCAAAGCCGCGCTGCTACTGCTGCTGCTACTACTCAGGCAGAACAAATCAACCAAGTTCTGCACAATCTCAAACAGACTCAAGCTCAACTGATTCAAACTGAAAAAATGTCGAGTTTAGGTCAATTAGTGGCTGGAGTAGCTCACGAAATCAATAACCCAGTTAACTTTATCTACGGCAACCTGATCCATGTCAATGAATATACACTGGGCTTATTGGAACTAGTAGAACTCTATCAAAAGTCCAATGCTCATTCAACACCTGAAGTAGAAGCTCATATAGAAGCGATCGACCTTGAATTTATGGCTGAGGATCTACCTAAAATCCTAACTTCAATGAAAATGGGAGCTAATCGCATTCGTGAAATAGTTCTATCCTTGCGGAATTTTTCTCGACTTGACGAAGCGGAGATGAAGCCTGTCAACATTCATGAAGGTATTGATAGCACACTACTGATTTTACAAAATCGCTTCAAACAAACGTCTGGAAATGCCGGAATTGAAATAGTCAAAGAATATGGTGATATCCCTTTAGTCGAGTGCTATGCCGGACAACTCAATCAGGTATTTATGAATCTGATCGGTAATGCCATTGATGCCCTGGATAGTTATAACAGTAAGCGAACTTTTGAGGAGATAGAAGCTAAACCTAGCCAGATTGTAATTAGTACTCAGTTACGCGACTTAGATCGCATAACTGTAAAAATTGCAGATAATGGCTCTGGCATGACCGAAGTAGTTAAGCAAAGATTATTTGACCCTTTCTTTACCACAAAACCCGCAGGTAAAGGCACAGGATTAGGATTGGCAATTAGCGCTCAGATAATCACAGAAAAACACAATGGAGCTATTTGGTGTATTTCAGAACCAGGACAGGGAGCAGAATTTTGGGTTGAGATTCCGATTTCTCAAAGTAGTACACTAGCTACTACAAGTACTGCTACTCTATCTAGAATTTGATGCCACTCTGGGCAAATGACATGACTAATGTTAACGACCGCGCTGATTTTGATAGTCCTTGGAAAGAAATCATAGAAGCTTATTTTCCCCAAGCAATGCATTTCTTTTTTCCAGAAACTTCTGCATTAATTGATTGGGAACGCCCATACGAGTTTCTAGATAAAGAATTCCAACAAATAGCTCGTGAAGCTGAACAGGGTAAGAGATATGCCGATCAACTAGTCAAAGTTTGGCAAACCCAAGGAGAAGAACTTTGGTTATTAATCCATGTTGAAATTCAGGCACAAAAAGAAGATAACTTTAGTAAGCGGATGTTTACCTACAACTTTCGCATATTTGACCGCTTTGATCAACCAGCAATAAGCCTTGCAATTCTCTGTGATTCAAACCACGAATGGCGACCAAGCAATTACAGTTACAATTATCCCAATACACGCTTAAATTTTGAATTTGGTAGTGTTAAACTTTTGGATTATGAAAATCGCTTTCACGAGTTAGAAAATAGCGATAATCCATTTGCAACTGTTGTCATGGCGCATTTGAAAACGCAGCAGACACGCTCATCACCAGAACAACGCAAAATATGGAAATTTAGCTTAATTCGCAGACTATATGATTTGGGCTTACAAGAGCAGGATATTCGTAATCTGTATCGATTTATCGATTGGGTTATGATATTACCAAAGGCATTAGAAAATCAGTTTTGGGAAGAGTTTAAACAATTTGAGCAGGAGCGAACCATGAGATATGTAACTACAGGTGAGCGCATCGGCTACGAGCGTGGGGAACAAGAAGGTGAACAACGACTTATTTTAAGGTTACTACAAAGACGAGTGGGAGAATTATCACCAGAATTGCAAAAACGCATCCAATCTCTTTCTTTAAATCAATTAGAAACCCTTGGCGAAGCTTTGTTAGATTTTACTGCTATGGAAGATTTACTTAACTGGTTGCAAACAAATCAATCAGCTTAAAATCTATTTTTATGAAAATTCACCTACCCTATACAGGATTTTTTAAATCAGTTCGATGATTTATTTTTTACTTTGCCCCATAAAAAGTTACGAATGAGTAACAAAAAGGGCAAGTATAAAACCTGCCCTCAAAGCAATCAATATTAAAACTAAACTAGCGATCGCAACTTAATTACCAATTTGGGGCGCACTCAAAGAAACCTTTAGTGTGTCATCTTTTTGCTGTGCTAAAGTCGGCACGGAATCACGCAATCTTGCCGTCAATTGTACAGTTGTAGCGTCGTACATCTGAGTCAGCAATTTTGGATAGAAACCAATACCAATAATTGGAATTAACAAACAGGCAATGATAAATACTTCACGGGGTTCAGCATCTATCAAAGCTTGATGAGAAACTAATTCCTCGTTCTCTTTACCGTAGAAAATTTCTCGCAACATCGACAGCAGATAAATCGGAGTTAAAATCACTCCCACTGCCATCAAGAACACCACGATAACTTTGAAGGTAGAGCTATAAGCATCGCTAGTAGCAAAGCCGACAAATACCATTAATTCTGCCACGAAACCGCTCATCCCTGGCAATGCCAAAGAAGCCATTGAACAGGTAGTGAACATGGCGAAAATCTTCGGCATTCTCTTAGCGACACCGCCCATTTCATCCAGCATCAGGGTGTGGGTGCGATCGTAAGTTGCGCCAACCAGGAAGAACAAACTCGCCCCAATTAACCCGTGGGAAACCATTTGCAATACTGCCCCACTCAATCCCAAATCGGTGAAGGAGGCAATACCAATCATCACAAAGCCCATGTGAGAAATTGAGGAGTAGGCAATTTTTCGTTTGAGGTTTCGCTGGGCAAAGGATGTCAAGGCAGCGTAGATGATATTAACTACCCCCAAAACTACCAATACTGGCGCAAAATAAGCGTGAGCATCGGGGAGCATTTGGGCATTCATCCGAACTAAGGCATAACCGCCCATTTTCAGCAGAATACCTGCTAATAACATGTGTACGGGGGCTGTAGCTTCACCGTGGGCATCAGGTAGCCAGGTGTGCAAGGGAATAATCGGCAACTTGACAGCGTAGGCAATCAGGAAGCCAGCATAGAGGGCAAGTTGGAAATTCAGGGCAAAATCTTTTAAGGCGATCGCTCTCATGTCGAATGTCACCGTATCGCCGTAAAATCCCATTGTCAGGGCAGACAGCAAAATAAACAGCGAACCGCCGGCTGTGTATAAAATAAATTTGGTCGCTGCATATTGCCGCCTTTTGCCTCCCCAAATCGACAGCAGAAAGTATATCGGCACCAGTTCGAGTTCCCACACCAGGAAAAACAACAGCATATCCTGGACAGCGAACACGGCAATCTGACCGCCATACATCGCCAAAATCAAGAAGTAAAAGAGCTTGGGCTTGAAGGTAACAGGCCAAGCTGCTAAAATCGCCAGCGTCGTAATGAATCCAGTCAAAATAATTAGGGGCATGGATAAGCCATCTGCCCCTACTGACCAATTCAAACCCAATTGTGGTACCCAAGGGTAACTTTCCACCAACTGCAAATCTGGATTGGAGAAATCATACCCAGTATAAAAAGCATAAACAATTAGTGCAAAATCTATCAGCCCCACGATGAGGGAGTACCAGCGCACTGTTTTGCCTTCTTTGTCAGGGATGATGGGAAGAAGTAGCGATGCGGCTATCGGAAACAGAATAATCGTCGTCAGCCACGGAAAATTAGCTATATTCATCACAATTAGTCTGCTATCAAAATCATGTTTGGCAAAAAGTCACTAGTTATTAAGTAACAGCTTTTTGGGGATTTCGTCTTCCTCGTTAGGTTGATTTAATTAAATTGGCAATCCCCGGTTTCTGCTGTTGGGAGTCTCTTTTGACCTTTAGGCGTGCGGAATGTGGGTTGTGATACTCCCAGTCAAGTCAAAAATTTACCCTAAAAAAGTTGGTAAAATTCTAATTTAGGGGTGCGATGTCTACGATAAGCCGCTCCGCGTCTATGCGTAGCCCAACCCTAAAAATGCAAAATGCTGTTTGGTGGTTGTTGAAAAAAGCGATTTAGTGCAAAAAAGCATAGCAGGAGAAATAACACTATGATAATCGCACAAATTGAAAGTCATTTTTCCGGCTTTAGAGCTTTGGGACTACAGTAGGCGATTTGATTGAGTTTTTTTAGTAAAATAGACAGGGAAAGTTGATAAGGGAAATTCGATTATGTCATCTCCAGCGATCGCTACTGTAATTAAGATGATGGAATCTTTATCTGAAGATGTGCAAGAGAAAGTTGCAGAACATCTCCGAGAGTACCTAGAAGATTTGCAAGATGAATTGAAATGGAATAAATCATTTAACAAAACTCAACAACAACTGATTGCATCTGCCCAATCTGCTAAAAGAGAGATTTTGCAAAGCTTACCTTGAGCGATCGCGGAGCTTAACTCATCGCTAAAAATACACGATGCTGTTTGCTGATTGTTGGAAAAAGCGATTTGGTGGAAAAAAAGTATCACAGTAGAAGTAGCCATAATGATAATCGCACAAATTGAAAGTCAGATTCGTGACATAAATTAGCTAGTGTGCCTAACTCATCCTACGATTACTAATGCTGATTATCTTGTATGTTACAACAGTGTAATAACTAGATACTTAGCATCTCCAAAATATGGCACTCAAAAAAGTTCGTCATTCTCACATCTCTGCCGAAACCCCTGAAGCACTTTTCCGAGATATTAAAAATAAACAATCTAAAGGACTGATTTCTCACCAAGCTGACTTACTTAGAGATTACTGCAAGCCAGAAATTCTCAATCTACCAAATGTTGCCTTACAACTTCCAACAGGTAGTGGTAAGACACCAGTCGGGCTTCTGATTGGAGAATGGCGACGTTGCCGTTTTAATGAAAAAGTAGTGTATCTATGCCCTACTCGTCAGCTTGTTAATCAGGTAGTTGAGCAATCATTAACTATTTTTGGGATAAAAGCAAATGCCTTTACAGGTAGACAGGCTGAATATACTCCTACTATCAAGGCTGAGTATACCAATGCCGAAACTATTGCTGTCACAACTTATAGTGGTTTATTTAATACAAATACTTTCTTTAACAACGCCGAAATAATAATTCTTGATGATGCTCATTCTGCTGAAAATTACATAGCAAAATATTGGTCTATTTCAATTGAGCGAAATAATCCTACACATAGCACTCTTTTTAAAGCTTTAGTTTCGGCTATGCGTGGGATCGTTCTAAATGAACACTACTCCAGGTTGATTTCTGACTCTCCTGATTTAGGAGATATTCAATGGGTTGAAAAGATACCTACTCCATTCTTGTATGAAAGACTTGAAGAAATAACTAGAATACTAGATGTACATATTAAGGATATAAACGACTTACAGTATTCTTGGTCTGTTCTAAGAGATCACTTATTTTCATGCCATATATACAGCAGCTATCACTCTATATTAATTCGTCCTGTTTTACCACCTACTCGTACTCATCAACCATTTTATAATCCTAAACAACGTATATATATGTCTGCTACATTAGGAGAAGGAGGAGAACTAGAAAGGCTCGCAGGTATAGAAAAAATAGTTCGTTTACCAGTTCCAGAGGGATGGGATAAACAGGGTATTGGTCGTCGATTTTTCTTTTTTCCAGAAAGGTTTCTTGATGAACAAGCTGCACTCAATCTTGCTGTAGATATGATCAAAGAAACACCAAGAACTCTCGTCCTTGTCCCGAATGATTCTACTGTAAATAAACTTGGAGAACAGATATCTACAGCAACTAATTATAAAATATTTAATGCTAATGAAATTGAGCAGTCAAAGCAGACTTTTATATCTGAGTCAGAAGCAGTAGCTATAGTTGCAAACCCAGAAGTGTTGAACGGTAAGAAAAATCCGATAAAAATAGCCCAAAATATGGTATTTTTGGGCGAAGGCTTAAACTATATTAGTTTGATTGTGATTATAAATTCATTTCCCAAAATTGTCAAAGATATCTTGAAAAGCCTGCCAAAAAATGATTATCCAGTATTGAATAGTCGTCTATTCTTTGAGTGCTGGCTATCCTATGCTCTGGATAATAGCTTAACAAGTATGCGAGATTTATTTAAGAGATTAAACAATACAGGATTTGAGGTAGATATTTCTACTTTTTCTAAAGCAAATTTACATCGAAGCCAAAAACAATTTCAAGGAATTTACCAAAAAATTAAATGAATTAGTACAGAAGAAAATTCACAAAAAATTACACGATAAATATGCTATTTGTCCTATTGATTCAACAATTATTACCCTGACAAGTAAATTGTTATGGGTTTTGGGTCATCATCAAGTCAAACTTTTTAGTTCTTTGAATTTAGCTACAGGTAGCCCAGAAGATAACTTGATCAATTTTGGACATGATCATGATTATAAATTTGGTTCCAAGATGATGTCTAGTCTCCCAACTAATGCTGTAGGGGTAATGGATAGAGGCTTTGCGGGATTAAAATTCATTCAAGAATTGGTACAAGAAAACAAATATTTTGTTTTGCGGATTAAAAACAATTTCGTTACTAGAATTTGAGGATGCAACTGGATTAGTCAAAGTAGGTGCATCTGATGAGGCTATTGCCTATAGAGTCATTAATTTTTTGTGATTTAGAAACGAAAACTGAGTTCCGCTTAGTGACTAATTTACCAAAGTCGGGAGATGCAGCTGTTAATGATGATGAAATTAGGGATATTTATCGATTACGTTGGGGAGTTGAACTCTTGTGGAAGTTTTTAAAGATGCACTTAAAACTTGACAAATTAATTACCAAAAACGTCAACGGTATCACCATACAAATTTACGTTAGTTTAATAGCTTATCTGATTTTACAGCTTTTATCTATTCCCGCACAATGGGGACATACACTATTAGATAAATTCCGCTATTTGCAATCTTGTATGTGTCAGAAAATCAGCTATGTTCATTGGTTTGAGGAGATGATGTTATGTTGACTAATTTAGCCTTTTTAGAGTTAGTGCAACTATCTATGTAAAGTTTTGTATCAGCATTCAACATTTCTGTTGCAAACCGATATGATGGCATTGATTTAGGAGGCGATGAATGTCGTCTCTTAATAGTAAAAGGACTACAAAAAGCAATAAATCTTCAGGAAAAATTTCTCTTAACACGAATGCCAGCAAGTATTCTTTTTAATGACCGTGTGTTAACTAGAATCGTTCAGGCAGTTGGTCGCTGTACAAGAGCAGATAATGACTATGCCGCAGTGGTAGTGCTTGGAGAAGAATTGAATAAATTTTTACTAGATAAGAATAAAAGAAAATTTTTACATCCAGAAATTCAAGCTGAGATAGAGTATGGAATTGAGCAATCTAAAGTTGTTGAATCGTCCGAATTTATTGAAAATTTGCAAATTTTTCTAACACATAAAGAAGAATGGAATGAAGCAGAGAAAGATATTATAGATTCGAGAGATAAATTAGAACAATTTAAACTTCCAGGCATAGATAAATTAGAGGCATCTGTTGCTCATGAAGTTAGATATCAAGAGGCACTTTGGAGCGGCAATTTTGAAAAGGCAGTTGAAGAATGTCATTCTGTATTAAGTTCGCTTAGTGGAGATGATGTTAAAGGATATAGAGCCTTTTGGTACTACCTTGCTGGAAGTGCAGCCTGGATAGCAGCAAAACGCGGTATTGCTTCTATGGAGGGAGTAGCCCGTGAATTGTTTAAGCGTGCTGCTTCTACTACTGAAGGAGTTAGTTGGCTCTATCAACTCTCTAAGTTGAATTTAGAAGAAAATCAAGAAAATCAAGCTGATAAATTAAGACTGACTTCTGTAATTGAAGGACTAGAATCACAATTGTCACTATATGGCAATTTCAATGATAAAAAGTTTGAAGCAGAGGTAAAAGCAATTCTTGTGAATCTCCAAAGAGTAAAAGATACTAACGAAGACTCCAAAGCCTTTGAAAATGGTCATGAAAGATTAGGGCGTTTATTGGGTTATCAAGCTGGAAATTCAAACGGAGATGCTGACCCAGACCCCTGGTGGATTGCTTATGATGATTTTTGTATTGTATTTGAAGACCATTCAACTAATAATCATGGAAATTCACTAGGAGCAGGCAAAGTTAGACAAGCGACTTCACACCCTAACTGGATTAAACAGAATATTTCATCACTTCGCCAAGATTCAGAAATCATACCTGTTGTGGTTACACCTTGTAAAAGTATTACGAATGGTGCAAAGCCTCATACACAAGACTTGTGTTATTGGAATCAGCAGGATTTTCAAGCCTGGGCTGAAAAAGCAATTACTGTAGTACGTGAACTAAAACGTAGTTTTCCTGGTGAAGCTAACTTGGAATGGAGAAAACTTGCTATGCAAGCTTATCAAGATAATAGTCTTGACCCAGCATCCTTAGCAAAAAATTTACGCGAACAGAAATTAGCTAATCTCCCAATTATTGGATAGTTAAGAAGTAGGGGTGGACGATCGCCCGCCCCTATGAAAATCAGGTAACACCAAAGACAATCACTAAGCCCAAAACCGCCCCAAATACAATTAGGGCATAGAATTGAGCGCGACCGTTTTCTAGGTACTTCAGACCTTCACCGCTAACAAGGGTGAAAAAGCCTGTGAGGTTAACAGCACCATCGACAACGCGGAAGTCAACTTCCATAACTTGTCTAGCTAGGCGACGCAAGCCGAGGACAAAAACCCGATGGTAAATGTCATCAAAGTACCACTTGTTGAGAGATAACTCGTAAAGTGGTTTGATTTGAGCAGCGATCGCAGCCGGGTCAATTTTACGACGTAAATACATCAGCGAAGCCAGGGTAATCGCAATTAAAGAAATTCCGACTGAGGCACCCGCCATGATGTAAAATTCCGTCGGATTGAACTCGGCAGCCTTTTCTATAACTTCGGAGAGGGTTTCGCTAGGAGGAAAGATAAACTCTTCAAAATAATTGGCGTAGGGAGTTCCCACCAAACCAATCAAAATAGAAGGCACAGCTAACAGTGCCAACGGCAGGGTCATTGTCCACGGCGATTCGTGGGGAGAGTCGCTGTGATGCCCGTGGGAGTCATGGGAATCATGCTGCTGACTAGTTGCCGCCAATTCTCCTTTCTTCATCGCCCCAGGCCCAAAATTCGGCGCTAGTTCTTCTGACTCTAATTCCAGGACAATTGTGGCCGCAGCTTTCTTGAGTTTTTCCTTGATTTTCTCGTCAGTACCCCGGAATTTACCTTCAAATGTCATGAAATACATTCTAAACATATAGAAAGCAGTAATCCCGGCAGTTAGCCAGCCGATGAACCAGAGGAGTGGATTAGCCTCAAAAGCCTTCCCCAGAATTTCATCTTTTGACCAGAAGCCAGCAAAAGGCGGAATACCAGAAATTGCCAAGCAACCAATCAAAAAGGTAATTGAGGTGACGGGCATATATTTCCGCAGTCCACCCATCAAGCGCATATCTTGCGCTAAGGCCGGGTCGTGTCCAACAACACCTTCCATGCCATGAATTACTGAACCTGAACCCAAGAACAGCATCGCCTTGAAATAGGCGTGGGTCATTAAGTGGAATAGTCCAGCACTGTAGGAACCGATTCCCATTGCCATCACCATGTAGCCAAGTTGGGAAATGGTGGAGTAAGCCAAGCCCTTTTTGATGTCGTTTTGGGTAATGGCAATGCTAGCCCCCAAAAACGCCGTAAACGCCCCAGTAAAGGCAATGACATTCATTGCGACAGGGACGCCTTCAAATACTGGGTACATCCGGGCAATGAGGAAAACACCCGCTGCCACCATTGTTGCCGCGTGAATCAAGGCAGAAATGGGGGTGGGGCCTTCCATTGCGTCTGGTAGCCAGACATGGAGAGGGAATTGGGCTGATTTTGCAACTGGCCCTAAGAAAACTAAAATCGCAAACAGGACAGCGAGAAAATTGCTGATGGAACCTGATTCTACGAGTTGGGCGAGGCGATCGCCCATGATATTAAAATCAAAGCTTCCTGTTGCCCAGAATAGTCCCAAAATGCCGAGTAACAAACCAAAGTCGCCTACGCGGTTGGTTACAAACGCTTTTTGCGCCGCATCTGCTGCTGACTTGCGATCGTACCAAAAGCCGACCAGCAAGTAGGAACACATCCCCACAAGTTCCCAGAATATATAAATCTGTACTAGGTTGGGGCTGATCACCAGACCTAACATTGAGGAGCCAAATAAACTGAGATAGGCGTAAAACCTCACATAACCGGGATCGTGAGCCATGTAGCCATCGGTGTAAACCATGACTAAGCAGGCTACCGTGGTTACAATCACCAGCATTAGGGCTGTCAGGTGGTCGATAGTGTAGCCCATGCTCAGGTGAAAATTACCTGCTGCCGCCCACTCAAAGGTGCGGAGATAAGGCGCATGTCCTTGAATTTGACTCCACAACAAGGCAAACGACAGCCCCATAGCTGCTGCCATCATGGAGATAATCACCACAGCATTGAACTGCCGTAGGCGGTTTGTCACCTGATTCAACGAGATTAACCCTAGACCGACCAGCATTGCCCCAAAAAGAGGGAACACCGGAATCAGCCAGGCATACTGATAGATTACTTCCATCACTGACGCCTACTTTTAGAATTCTTGATTAGCGTGTCGAAACTGTTAATAATTGTGACACACACCCTTTAGCATAAAATAACCCACCCAAAGGTCATTGGGTGGGGTGTTAAGCATGGTTTTAGATTTGGTCACTCGTCATTGGTCATTAGTCACTCGTCATTTGTCATTGGTCATTGGTCATTTGTCCCATGCCCAATGCCCAATGCCCAATATCCATCAAGCTGATCGACACTCTAAGTCCACTGTTTTGGAACTTTTGTAGATTTTGGGGTAATTGCTGTAGCTGGCTTTAATCTCTTCTAAAGCTAGACGTAAATCTTCTCTGCCGCGAAAGCATTCCAAGCGATGGCGAATAGTACCATTTTCAATCAATAGTAAAGTGGGTAGTGATTTTAGCCTATAAGTAGTAGACAATTTAAAATTTTGATCGGCGTTAACGCTAACTAATTTAATTTCTTCCCCGCATTGGGCTTGAAATTGCAACAACAGTGGGTGGATAATCCGACACAAGCCACACCAAGGTGCTTCAAAATTAACTAAAACAGGAATAGGAGATTCTAAAACTTCTTGAGTAAATGTCCGCTCACTAACCGACAACACCATGACGCCTCTTGGATTATTAAGGTTTTTATATCAAACTAGCTATCAGCACTGAATTCAGTGGTGCTGAGTTCTGAGTCCTATCAGCGGTAGGGGGCGTTTAGCCCGTGTTGAGTATAAGTCCATAACTAAAGTTAAGGGATTCAATGAGGAACTCGTTTCTTTTTCTTTTTAGAGTACAAGGGGGCTTGGGATTAATTGCCAAGCAATGAATACTAAATTGCTTGATTTTACTCAGGACTCAGGACTCAGCACTAACTTCGGTGAAGGATTGGCAAATCAATAACTGCCGATAGATGCTTTCAGGACACCAACTTTCAGGACACAGAATAATTAAAT encodes:
- a CDS encoding Uma2 family endonuclease, translating into MLNYNPLHCLPSSEELPDSNDTPVDNEVQNLIPGLLKTTLALVWCDRWDWFFGVDMGIYYDPEKSAIVPDGFLSLGVKRFVDEDLRLSYVLWEEKQLPILALEVVSQIYREEYNIKKEFYAKELGILYYVVYSPLRRKKTPLEVYRLVEGEYILMSGNPVWLPEIGLGIGRERGIYQGIVREWLYWYDEEGQRLLTPEERIREAEERAAFEEQRRVEAEQKVKMLIERLNALGVDPETLS
- a CDS encoding ATP-binding protein gives rise to the protein MSPQIHSRILIKHFLTVFLPLSTLVGGVIATIYYQQVQTEKVVLKTNELGKVDLQTKVISGDFHSVVSDLMVISKQNELERILEGVNGQQQALSQEFLLFSGYKKLYDQIRFLDQSGKEVVRVNFNQGEPAIVPEEKLQVQAKRYWFNDTLRLNQGQVFVSPLDLNIERGQVEQPLKPMIRFGTPVFDSRGQKRGVVVLNYFGAKLLDNFNQAFANASSQGMLLNADGYWLKGAKSEDEWGFMFPGRKNRTFGKAFPQAWQEISQKESGQFQTAEGMFTFTTVYPLVEGQKSSTGTGQAFAPSQHQIDTKSYHWKIVSWVSPEALTTKSNRFLSQLLLLYAGLIGLIGIGSWLLARASVNRQMAQLELKQSEVQLRELVEREKILKTRLSSQIRNSLDLNTILSTVVVEVRELLQIDRCQFFWCHQENESTSFELSQQACAPDLTEPLGCSPIQNVEALSEAVIQGNLLCFDDIATDSWLDFKSRNLLVTLGFKSLLIVSIQTQSGCLGVIVCEHTRALRPWSDDEVELIRGVADQLAIAIDQAQLYNQSRAATAAATTQAEQINQVLHNLKQTQAQLIQTEKMSSLGQLVAGVAHEINNPVNFIYGNLIHVNEYTLGLLELVELYQKSNAHSTPEVEAHIEAIDLEFMAEDLPKILTSMKMGANRIREIVLSLRNFSRLDEAEMKPVNIHEGIDSTLLILQNRFKQTSGNAGIEIVKEYGDIPLVECYAGQLNQVFMNLIGNAIDALDSYNSKRTFEEIEAKPSQIVISTQLRDLDRITVKIADNGSGMTEVVKQRLFDPFFTTKPAGKGTGLGLAISAQIITEKHNGAIWCISEPGQGAEFWVEIPISQSSTLATTSTATLSRI
- a CDS encoding DUF4351 domain-containing protein; translation: MTNVNDRADFDSPWKEIIEAYFPQAMHFFFPETSALIDWERPYEFLDKEFQQIAREAEQGKRYADQLVKVWQTQGEELWLLIHVEIQAQKEDNFSKRMFTYNFRIFDRFDQPAISLAILCDSNHEWRPSNYSYNYPNTRLNFEFGSVKLLDYENRFHELENSDNPFATVVMAHLKTQQTRSSPEQRKIWKFSLIRRLYDLGLQEQDIRNLYRFIDWVMILPKALENQFWEEFKQFEQERTMRYVTTGERIGYERGEQEGEQRLILRLLQRRVGELSPELQKRIQSLSLNQLETLGEALLDFTAMEDLLNWLQTNQSA
- a CDS encoding NAD(P)H-quinone oxidoreductase subunit 4 is translated as MNIANFPWLTTIILFPIAASLLLPIIPDKEGKTVRWYSLIVGLIDFALIVYAFYTGYDFSNPDLQLVESYPWVPQLGLNWSVGADGLSMPLIILTGFITTLAILAAWPVTFKPKLFYFLILAMYGGQIAVFAVQDMLLFFLVWELELVPIYFLLSIWGGKRRQYAATKFILYTAGGSLFILLSALTMGFYGDTVTFDMRAIALKDFALNFQLALYAGFLIAYAVKLPIIPLHTWLPDAHGEATAPVHMLLAGILLKMGGYALVRMNAQMLPDAHAYFAPVLVVLGVVNIIYAALTSFAQRNLKRKIAYSSISHMGFVMIGIASFTDLGLSGAVLQMVSHGLIGASLFFLVGATYDRTHTLMLDEMGGVAKRMPKIFAMFTTCSMASLALPGMSGFVAELMVFVGFATSDAYSSTFKVIVVFLMAVGVILTPIYLLSMLREIFYGKENEELVSHQALIDAEPREVFIIACLLIPIIGIGFYPKLLTQMYDATTVQLTARLRDSVPTLAQQKDDTLKVSLSAPQIGN